In the Candidatus Methylomirabilota bacterium genome, one interval contains:
- a CDS encoding TVP38/TMEM64 family protein: MPRPRGVTVRRLVLLAVLLAGIACAFTWRRYLTVPQIQVFVASLGPWGPLAFMLVYMVGPAFLVPGLPLDLAAGILFGPVWGTVYSLVGATAGATVAFLAARTVGRDWTEEKLSGPLKKLKEGVDKSGWEFVAFVRLVPVIPFNLLNYALGLTRIRLVPYVLASFVFMAPAAAVYVYAGWAGGEAIAGEGTISQTLVRVLLALTALGMLAVLPQLAVRFAKSRRTLSR; encoded by the coding sequence GCTGCTGGCCGGCATCGCCTGCGCATTCACCTGGCGCCGCTACCTCACGGTGCCCCAGATCCAGGTTTTCGTGGCGAGCTTGGGCCCCTGGGGGCCGCTGGCCTTCATGCTCGTCTACATGGTCGGCCCCGCCTTCCTCGTGCCGGGCCTGCCCCTCGACCTGGCGGCCGGCATCCTCTTCGGGCCCGTCTGGGGCACGGTCTATTCCCTCGTCGGCGCCACCGCCGGCGCCACCGTCGCCTTCCTCGCCGCGCGCACCGTCGGGCGGGACTGGACGGAGGAGAAGCTCTCGGGGCCTCTGAAGAAGCTCAAGGAGGGCGTGGACAAGAGCGGCTGGGAGTTCGTCGCCTTCGTGCGCCTCGTGCCTGTCATCCCCTTCAACCTGCTCAACTACGCCCTCGGCCTCACGCGCATCCGACTCGTGCCCTACGTGCTGGCCTCGTTCGTCTTCATGGCGCCGGCCGCCGCCGTCTACGTCTACGCGGGCTGGGCGGGGGGCGAGGCGATCGCGGGCGAGGGGACGATCTCGCAGACGCTCGTGCGGGTGCTCCTCGCGCTGACCGCGCTCGGCATGCTCGCAGTCCTGCCGCAGCTCGCCGTGCGCTTCGCCAAGAGCAGGCGAACGCTCTCTCGCTGA
- a CDS encoding ABC transporter ATP-binding protein: MSAAGPLLALERISTFYGGARVLDGLSLEIAAGETVCLLGRNGRGKTTTIKSILGLAPVRAGRIVFDGADITRLPTHEIAQRGIAWVPDNRRIFPTLTVERNLAMALNRSLPRTAAGEGWTLGRVYQRFPILDRLKQRSGEHLSGGEAQLVAIARALLMHPRLVLLDEPSQGLAPRIVEDIMAVIEEIRDEGIAILLVEQNSTMALSIAHRAYVIDDGRIVHSARAADLEADQALKHRLLAV; the protein is encoded by the coding sequence GTGAGCGCGGCCGGGCCGCTCTTGGCCCTCGAGCGCATCAGCACCTTCTACGGCGGCGCGCGCGTCCTCGACGGGCTCTCCCTCGAGATCGCCGCCGGCGAGACGGTGTGCCTCCTCGGCCGCAACGGCCGCGGCAAGACCACGACCATCAAGAGCATCCTGGGTCTGGCGCCCGTGCGCGCGGGGCGCATCGTCTTCGACGGCGCCGACATCACGCGTCTGCCCACCCACGAGATCGCCCAACGCGGCATCGCCTGGGTGCCGGACAACCGGCGGATCTTCCCGACCCTCACCGTGGAGCGCAACCTGGCCATGGCGCTGAACCGATCGCTGCCGCGAACGGCGGCAGGTGAAGGCTGGACGCTCGGGCGGGTCTACCAGCGGTTCCCCATCCTCGACCGGCTCAAGCAGCGGAGCGGCGAGCACCTGTCGGGCGGTGAAGCCCAGCTGGTCGCGATCGCCCGGGCGCTGCTGATGCATCCACGCCTGGTGCTGCTCGACGAGCCGTCGCAGGGCCTGGCGCCCAGGATCGTGGAAGACATCATGGCGGTGATCGAGGAGATTCGCGACGAGGGCATCGCCATCCTGCTGGTCGAGCAGAACTCGACCATGGCGCTCAGCATCGCCCACCGGGCCTACGTCATCGACGACGGTCGCATCGTGCACAGCGCCCGCGCGGCCGACCTCGAGGCCGACCAGGCGCTCAAGCACCGTCTCCTGGCCGTCTGA